DNA from Plasmodium cynomolgi strain B DNA, chromosome 12, whole genome shotgun sequence:
TTCGAAGCTGCTAAACATGAAAGCCTATGGAGTCGAAATTTATGTAGAGAAAATATTCTTAAAAGTGACAGAGTCTAATGAGAAACCGGCACTAAATGTTCAGTCCTCTGCAACATCGGAGAGGACgcagatttttaaaaatattttaccatcCCCCAATCATCAAAATGTTTTCTCCTgttcaacaaatttaatcCAATCTGCAGTTAACAATGGCCCATTTAGTTACTCCTCCCCCAAGGTGGTTATTCAGGTGCATAAAATGTCTAACCTGCTGATAGCCTATGATTTGTCCAAACAATTGTTACACAAGAACATCCCTTCGTATATTTACTTTTCCATCAATAATGcaaacacgaaaaaaaagataaaaaattttaagccGCACAAGATAAGGTTTATCATTTCGATCAAATCAAGTGGCAGCGACGTCTCTTTCGATGCCCACAACCCAATAAAGTTAAATGAcgttaattataaaatttttaattcgaAAAATGAGGACTACAGTTTTATGCAGCAGGAGGAGTTAATAAATTACTTAATTAAGAACGTCTAGTTGGTTTTCGCCCCGGTGAATTTTGTGTAATCCCCTCAATGGTATTCCATATGGTTAGCTTAAGTGTGGAAACAGCAGCAAGCGCAATTAGGTTCAGTCAGACTCCTAAGCACGCGCTATGGACACGGTATGCACACGGTATGGACACGGTATGCACACGCTATGCACATGGTATGCGCATGGTATGCCCACGGTATGCACACTGTATGCACATATTGCGATGAGGCGGGTCAAGTTAGCACACCCATTCGCAAGGTTTACTGGCCCTCCATGAGAACCCCGGCCCAGAGTGCATTCCCGCTCATCGCACATTCCACATAGGTACATCGCGTCGCTTCTGTTTATCTTTTCAAGTCCACCTTTCCCAATTTGAatcattattaattttgccatcgttgctcattttttgtgattcCGCGGGGTTCTTATTAATGCCATTTTATCAATATTGTGAagtcttttcctttttttcgtcattttttcgtcatttttttttgtctttttttagtcctttttttgtcatttttttgccatccTTTTCACGTTTAAGCGTGGACACACGTTTTACCGCCTCCCCGGTGGTGCCCACGCGCACACACGCATGCATGGGCTCCTTTGCCCCGCTTGTTTGTAAGTACCACAagtatatttgtatatacatTCCTTCACAACGAGATAACGTACGTTTGCATTAGATGATAAAATTCGCCGTtcgcatttcatttttttaacgaagCAGACGGCGGTATATTCGTTTTGTGCGtgtgtacacacatatattcATGTGCTTGTGCTTGTGCGCGCACTccccttttctccatttttaagaGCAAACTTTATGAAGTCTCGAACGcatttataaaagaaaaacttcGCTATGGAGTTTTAAACGACCCTACCGATGGTGACAGTATGACCAAAATTCGTCTCACCCTTTACTTTTTACTTCCGTGCTTTGTTGTGTGTGTTGCTTCAGGCAGAACATAAAACATAGCACAGGAAAAAGTAACGCTGTAGGAACAGCGcacattttgtgttttttcccttctcttcTGAACCTAATGGTTACTCCCAACCTTCTTGAATTACGACTTATTGTATTTTTAGCAAATTTGTCCTAACTGGACTTCGAGGAAAGACAAAcacaaaaagagagaaaaaagaaaaggagaaattgTTCGAAGGTGTTCAAGAGCAATCAATCTACCCCCTCATGTCTGTGCCTTCGAAcagtttctccttttcttttttccaaaagaaCGAACGAATAGATGCACATTTTGCGGAAACGTAAAAACTACTCGTGTGCttcaaattaaaaggaaacgGATAGGGAGGGATCCTCCTTATACGGAAGAGTTACCTCCaaataggaaaaaagggaggagggtGCGAAACCCATTTTGAGTAAAAtgcacaagaaaaaaagcatattCAAAagcttacaaaaaaaaatgaggaaaaaatattcttccaTATGAGTAGGACCTTTAATTATAAATCGTCcaagttttcattttccttaaTGTGTTTAATGGCCTGATgggtaaaaaaggagaaagtgGCGTGGTGTGAATCAAGACGCTCATGTAGCGCACACACGTGCATGAAATTGTACGTACGATGAGCGAAATGCACATTTAATTGTACTCCCTCTCCATGTGCGCAATTTTTCGTTGGCATACCAAAATGGAATATTCTGCTAGACAAGTGTCCCTATCGTCAATGTACATGAATTTTCTCAAAACGTCGAGGCCtgcagagaagaaaaaaaataggaaaaataaaagaacacCGACGATACAATTTACGCCCATTTGAACGGTTTTCCCACTTCTTATGTTGGGTAAACCCACGCGTGGGTAGTCCTCCCCTCTCCCTCACACATTCACACACCCCTTGGACTCTTCCAACGTACCGTTAATCTGTTTGATATAATTCGACACTGCTGGATTTGAGGAAAAGTTAGCCACGAAGCTAAGGATGTATCTgtttaaaacaaatttatgataaagcatttcctcctttttcgaTAAATGGTCACTTCGCACTCGCAAAATCGTTTTTAAGTAGGTAAAAATAATGTCAacaaagttttttttttctggacAAGAGAGGTAGTCCAGTTCTTCATAACGGTCACCGAAAAAGGTGGGAAAGAAATTAGCTTGAAAATTTCTaaactgaatttttttttatgatatacGAACATATCCATGAATAGAACATTTTTGTGATACAATTCGATGTGCGCATCTTGGAAGTTGTCAAAATAGTTTACGTCATTTATGTACGTTAGACTTTCCTTTATGTGCTCAACGGTGtttttgtatacattttggtatttgcaaatttgttctGATTCCaagtttttttcatcaagGATGTTGTACACTACTTCGTAAATGAGTTTAAACATCAATGCGATGtatttgaataaataatttttgttattccCCCGGTGAGCAATTTTCCACTTGCTCAgtacaatatttttcttgaaaaaaaacacattttcgttcattttttccatgtgcGCGTAAAAAATCAACATATAAcaatttcatattttgcagaatgtgtaaa
Protein-coding regions in this window:
- a CDS encoding hypothetical protein (putative): MNENVFFFKKNIVLSKWKIAHRGNNKNYLFKYIALMFKLIYEVVYNILDEKNLESEQICKYQNVYKNTVEHIKESLTYINDVNYFDNFQDAHIELYHKNVLFMDMFVYHKKKFKLDYLSCPEKKNFVDIIFTYLKTILRVRSDHLSKKEEMLYHKFVLNRYILSFVANFSSNPAVSNYIKQINGLDVLRKFMYIDDRDTCLAEYSILAIKHIKENENLDDL